In Macrobrachium nipponense isolate FS-2020 chromosome 25, ASM1510439v2, whole genome shotgun sequence, one genomic interval encodes:
- the LOC135199175 gene encoding uncharacterized protein LOC135199175 has translation MRAVACPQFQYWATVLHLELSILLFIRSLRESNFTLYMDTLPELAAWFAALDHVHYARWFPVHIRDMVCLAEKHPDVAAKFHMGHFTSKKTRHAFSAIALDQAHEQNNAMVKGDGGAVGLTENPSALRRWMVTGPEVARVITEFETSQQLHQRGEHTHHHEQTNSVQKKICPRCSCTDSSH, from the coding sequence ATGAGAGCAGTAGCATGTCCCCAGTTTCAGTACTGGGCCACTGTACTTCACCTGGAGCTCTCTATACTCCTCTTCATACGTTCACTTAGAGAGTCGAACTTCACACTGTACATGGACACCCTACCAGAGCTAGCTGCATGGTTTGCTGCATTGGATCATGTCCACTATGCTCGCTGGTTTCCAGTGCACATCAGGGACATGGTTTGCCTTGCAGAGAAACATCCAGATGTTGCTGCCAAGTTCCATATGGGCCACTTCACATCCAAGAAGACCAGGCATGCTTTTTCCGCCATTGCCTTAGACCAGGCACATGAGCAAAACAATGCCATGGTCAAAGGTGATGGCGGGGCAGTGGGTCTCACTGAAAATCCAAGTGCCCTTCGACGGTGGATGGTGACTGGCCCTGAAGTTGCTCGGGTCATCACAGAATTTGAGACCTCACAACAACTGCACCAAAGAGGAGAGCACACCCACCACCATGAGCAAACCAACAGTGTACAGAAGAAAATTTGTCCAAGATGTTCGTGCACTGACAGCAGTCATTGA